One region of Camelus bactrianus isolate YW-2024 breed Bactrian camel chromosome 22, ASM4877302v1, whole genome shotgun sequence genomic DNA includes:
- the PRR22 gene encoding proline-rich protein 22, which yields MRGASACVGVDHSRLLGGRGLGAVRQALLAEAEGGRWGPGPALPFGMPCLWLPCFPRLPLPTPPHSRNLTSGRAAVWNPLPGVTGQTELHRTLSLFSGWASCAPTCCPPGPPMQRPKPFYTPVAPQEGFSPPGLDGTEGLGSQPTPACTEPLPAVGSSNLYHPPNPEKEVFPAPPAGFQMAPCGCFFDPRIYRIEWATTDFGQSSLYKLAAVGSGGLAGGAASPGTYLREPQHYLKAPVPPPLHPPYPAYQPSAGGPQYLLPYFPPEGSGPEALGFVGEGGPLAFTELPPPQIKEGSAPPPPPKESKLPPLLLTLPTEATLPHGTYSHLKGRLSQLHGPGEPLAFTAKELSPGTGPGQLYPPGPAETRAAEAEEAPLGAGEARIPEAARAFVLPEKVLLEDAMKLFDCLPGGAEPEGAPHTAPGPALPDSGGGGDDLSGDIRSLHLPEELLSFDYSVPEILDTVSNVDYFFNFKALDEEPPPRLGPPATNPVALAPRAELPSKRKASSSTAKKERQGSKGKQAASPASAAPSGPRQKLGATPH from the exons ATGAGAGGGGCCTCAGCCTGCGTGGGTGTGGATCACAGCAGGCTGCTTGGAGGAAGGGGCCTTGGAGCTGTCAGGCAGGCCTTGCTGGCAGAGGCGGAAGGCGGCAGATGGGGCCCAGGGCCTGCCTTGCCCTTTGGAATGCCCTGTCTCTGGCTGCCTTGCTTTCCCCGACTGCCCCTGCCCACACCTCCTCATTCCCGGAACCTGACCAGTGGGCGGGCCGCAGTCTGGAACCCGCTGCCCGGAGTAACCGGACAAACAGAACTCCATAGGACTCTGAGCCTATTCTCCGGGTGGGCCTCCTGTGCTCCCACCTGCTGCCCTCCTGGCCCACCCATGCAGCGCCCCAAACCCTTCTACACACCTGTAGCTCCCCAAGAAGGCTTCAGTCCCCCGGGCCTGGATGGTACCGAGGGGCTGGGCAGCCAGCCCACCCCCGCCTGCACAGAACCTCTTCCTGCTGTAG GTTCCTCCAACCTGTATCACCCCCCAAACCCAGAGAAAGAGGTGTTTCCAGCCCCTCCAGCAG GTTTCCAGATGGCGCCCTGCGGGTGCTTCTTTGACCCCCGCATCTACCGAATCGAGTGGGCCACCACTGACTTCGGCCAGTCATCCCTGTACAAGCTGGCAGCTGTGGGCAGCGGGGGGCTGGCGGGGGGCGCCGCCTCGCCAGGCACTTACCTCCGGGAACCCCAGCATTACCTCAAGGCCCCGGTGCCACCCCCGCTGCACCCGCCATACCCTGCCTACCAGCCATCCGCCGGGGGCCCCCAGTACCTCCTGCCCTACTTCCCACCCGAGGGATCTGGGCCCGAGGCACTGGGCTTCGTCGGGGAAGGGGGGCCCCTGGCCTTCACGGAGCTGCCCCCGCCCCAGATCAAGGAAGGCTCAGCGCCCCCGCCACCCCCCAAGGAGAGCAAGCTGCCCCCACTGCTCCTCACGCTGCCGACCGAGGCCACGCTGCCCCATGGCACCTACAGCCACCTCAAGGGCCGCCTGAGCCAGCTGCACGGGCCTGGCGAGCCCCTGGCCTTCACCGCCAAGGAGCTGTCCCCTGGGACTGGGCCCGGCCAGCTGTACCCGCCGGGCCCTGCCGAGACCAGGGCGGCCGAGGCCGAGGAGGCCCCGCTAGGGGCAGGTGAGGCCCGGATCCCCGAGGCAGCCCGGGCCTTCGTGCTGCCTGAGAAGGTGCTGCTGGAGGACGCCATGAAGCTGTTCGACTGCCTGCCGGGCGGCGCCGAGCCCGAGGGGGCCCCACACACGGCCCCCGGGCCCGCCCTGCCCGACAGCGGGGGTGGCGGGGATGACTTGTCCGGTGACATCCGCTCGCTGCACCTGCCCGAAGAGCTGCTGTCCTTTGACTATAGCGTGCCCGAGATCCTGGACACCGTGTCCAACGTGGACTACTTTTTCAACTTCAAGGCGCTGGACGAGGAGCCGCCGCCCCGCCTGGGGCCCCCCGCCACCAATCCCGTGGCCCTGGCGCCACGGGCCGAGCTGCCCAGCAAGAGGAAGGCCAGCAGCTCGACCGCCAAGAAGGAGAGGCAGGGCAGCAAGGGCAAGCAGGCTGCCAGCCCGGCCAGTGCCGCCCCCTCAGGGCCCAGGCAGAAGCTGGGAGCCACTCCCCATTAA